One genomic region from Vespa crabro chromosome 16, iyVesCrab1.2, whole genome shotgun sequence encodes:
- the LOC124429709 gene encoding zinc finger protein 32-like isoform X1, which yields MQVDWYAGYEQFVKRNLTLLPHQQIHPQPPPPPPPPHHHHHHQQQQQQHQQQQQQQQQQQQQQQQQQQQQQELQPQQLAQPQQSDIMTSMFDQQIKSEPMGFYSVASSRSDGSNSMVNLSDDREDLSQQEGHLQPQQQSSLQLSQQQQSQQQSQQQSQQQSQQSQQQQSQNIQPDSPGRQSTGQQTSKEATRSKPQPCKVCGKVLSSASSYYVHMKLHSGNKPYHCTVCEASFCRKPYLEVHMRTHTGERPFQCELCLKRFTQKSSLNTHKRVHTGERPYACDICQKRFAVKSYVTAHRWSHVAEKPLVCDRCSLTFTSKSQFAIHIRTHTAGTTYECGICGRTFVRDSYLIRHQNRVHRDMSQSGSNHNPSTPQSTAGGASGTGFESPVCDLRYNEGPSSLDGLPGGKGGGIAAEIASLAKQNNLQLPLPLLHPQTTN from the coding sequence ATGCAGGTGGATTGGTACGCAGGATATGAGCAGTTTGTCAAGCGCAACCTGACTCTGCTCCCCCATCAGCAAATTCACCCCcagccgccgccgccgccgccgccgccgcaccatcatcaccatcaccagcagcagcagcagcagcaccagcagcagcagcagcagcagcagcaacaacagcagcagcagcagcaacagcagcagcagcagcaggagTTGCAGCCACAGCAGCTGGCTCAGCCGCAGCAGAGCGACATAATGACATCTATGTTCGACCAACAGATTAAAAGCGAGCCGATGGGCTTTTATTCGGTTGCTTCTAGCCGTTCGGATGGTTCTAATTCTATGGTTAATTTATCAGACGACAGGGAAGACCTTTCGCAACAGGAAGGCCACCTACAGCCTCAACAACAAAGTTCATTGCAGCTGAGCCAACAGCAACAGAGTCAGCAACAGAGTCAGCAGCAGAGTCAACAGCAGTCGCAGCAGAGTCAACAACAGCAGAGTCAAAATATACAACCGGATAGTCCTGGTCGTCAGTCTACCGGTCAGCAGACTTCTAAGGAAGCCACCAGATCTAAACCGCAGCCTTGTAAAGTCTGTGGCAAGGTCTTATCCTCAGCGTCCTCCTACTACGTACACATGAAACTCCATTCGGGGAACAAGCCGTACCACTGTACGGTGTGCGAAGCGAGCTTCTGTCGTAAGCCTTACTTGGAGGTACACATGAGAACTCATACGGGCGAACGGCCGTTTCAATGCGAGCTCTGTTTGAAAAGGTTCACGCAAAAGAGCAGTTTGAATACTCACAAGCGCGTGCATACGGGCGAACGGCCGTACGCCTGCGACATCTGTCAGAAACGTTTCGCGGTAAAGAGCTACGTAACGGCGCATCGTTGGAGCCACGTCGCGGAAAAGCCTTTGGTCTGTGACAGGTGTTCCCTGACGTTTACGTCGAAGAGTCAATTTGCCATACACATTCGTACGCATACCGCGGGTACGACTTACGAATGTGGGATTTGCGGGCGTACGTTTGTACGAGACAGCTATTTGATAAGGCATCAAAATCGGGTTCATCGCGACATGAGTCAGAGCGGCTCGAATCACAATCCGTCGACGCCACAGAGCACCGCAGGCGGCGCCTCAGGGACCGGCTTTGAAAGTCCGGTCTGCGATCTGCGTTACAACGAGGGACCATCGTCGTTGGACGGTTTACCCGGTGGGAAGGGTGGTGGTATCGCCGCTGAGATCGCGAGCCTAGCCAAGCAAAACAATCTACAGCTTCCTCTACCATTACTGCATCCGCAGACAACCAACTAG
- the LOC124429709 gene encoding zinc finger protein 39-like isoform X2, whose amino-acid sequence MTSMFDQQIKSEPMGFYSVASSRSDGSNSMVNLSDDREDLSQQEGHLQPQQQSSLQLSQQQQSQQQSQQQSQQQSQQSQQQQSQNIQPDSPGRQSTGQQTSKEATRSKPQPCKVCGKVLSSASSYYVHMKLHSGNKPYHCTVCEASFCRKPYLEVHMRTHTGERPFQCELCLKRFTQKSSLNTHKRVHTGERPYACDICQKRFAVKSYVTAHRWSHVAEKPLVCDRCSLTFTSKSQFAIHIRTHTAGTTYECGICGRTFVRDSYLIRHQNRVHRDMSQSGSNHNPSTPQSTAGGASGTGFESPVCDLRYNEGPSSLDGLPGGKGGGIAAEIASLAKQNNLQLPLPLLHPQTTN is encoded by the coding sequence ATGACATCTATGTTCGACCAACAGATTAAAAGCGAGCCGATGGGCTTTTATTCGGTTGCTTCTAGCCGTTCGGATGGTTCTAATTCTATGGTTAATTTATCAGACGACAGGGAAGACCTTTCGCAACAGGAAGGCCACCTACAGCCTCAACAACAAAGTTCATTGCAGCTGAGCCAACAGCAACAGAGTCAGCAACAGAGTCAGCAGCAGAGTCAACAGCAGTCGCAGCAGAGTCAACAACAGCAGAGTCAAAATATACAACCGGATAGTCCTGGTCGTCAGTCTACCGGTCAGCAGACTTCTAAGGAAGCCACCAGATCTAAACCGCAGCCTTGTAAAGTCTGTGGCAAGGTCTTATCCTCAGCGTCCTCCTACTACGTACACATGAAACTCCATTCGGGGAACAAGCCGTACCACTGTACGGTGTGCGAAGCGAGCTTCTGTCGTAAGCCTTACTTGGAGGTACACATGAGAACTCATACGGGCGAACGGCCGTTTCAATGCGAGCTCTGTTTGAAAAGGTTCACGCAAAAGAGCAGTTTGAATACTCACAAGCGCGTGCATACGGGCGAACGGCCGTACGCCTGCGACATCTGTCAGAAACGTTTCGCGGTAAAGAGCTACGTAACGGCGCATCGTTGGAGCCACGTCGCGGAAAAGCCTTTGGTCTGTGACAGGTGTTCCCTGACGTTTACGTCGAAGAGTCAATTTGCCATACACATTCGTACGCATACCGCGGGTACGACTTACGAATGTGGGATTTGCGGGCGTACGTTTGTACGAGACAGCTATTTGATAAGGCATCAAAATCGGGTTCATCGCGACATGAGTCAGAGCGGCTCGAATCACAATCCGTCGACGCCACAGAGCACCGCAGGCGGCGCCTCAGGGACCGGCTTTGAAAGTCCGGTCTGCGATCTGCGTTACAACGAGGGACCATCGTCGTTGGACGGTTTACCCGGTGGGAAGGGTGGTGGTATCGCCGCTGAGATCGCGAGCCTAGCCAAGCAAAACAATCTACAGCTTCCTCTACCATTACTGCATCCGCAGACAACCAACTAG
- the LOC124429710 gene encoding zinc finger protein 385B-like, producing MAVPAESIIDSNLNDPVTKAVVDNIMGNLPTKKPLVRCDDCDLSFTSQAVLDTHLQGARHAKQIRSKNIMASLEETKVAFTKDADTNGLKCNVCNVCLNSIQQLQTHLNGSRHKKKAMRGGWFGKEVVTQGSSLVAPAINIQDSGPMKAVSLSCDICNKFFNSPSQYNVHMKSKKHTGKMKRAKTQKKKRFSPYWKKPKSDTNSTTVQSLSNNFVPGGFTNQT from the exons ATGGCAGTGCCAGCGGAGAGTATTATAGATTCAAACCTCAATGATCCGGTAACAAAAGCCGTTGTTGACAATATAATGGGTAATTTGCCTACAAAAAAACCTCTGGTTCGTTGCGACGATTGTGATTTATCCTTTACAAGCCAAGCAGTATTAGATACACATTTACAAGGCGCTCGTCATGCCAAGCAG ATAAggtcaaaaaatataatggcgTCGCTTGAAGAAACTAAGGTAGCATTTACAAAAGATGCGGACACCAATGGGCTAAAGTGTAATGTATGTAATGTCTGTCTCAACTCGATACAACAACTTCAAACGCATTTAAATG GAAGTCGACACAAGAAGAAAGCTATGAGAG GTGGGTGGTTTGGAAAAGAAGTTGTCACACAAGGTAGTTCGTTGGTTGCTCCTGCAATCAACATACAGGATTCTGGTCCTATGAAGGCAGTCTCACTGTCATGCGATATATGCAACAAATTTTTCAACTCTCCTTCGCAATATAATGTG CACATGAAATCCAAGAAGCACACTGGCAAAATGAAGAGAGCTAAGactcaaaaaaagaaacgattttcTCCATATTGGAAAAAACCGAAATCTGATACGAACTCAACCACTGTACAATCTCTGTCAAATAATTTTGTACCAGGTGGTTTTACGAATCAAACATAG